Proteins from one Brockia lithotrophica genomic window:
- a CDS encoding Cell division protein FtsI [Peptidoglycan synthetase] — MEEPKRFARRINILFLGVFVLFSLLLLRLTQLQLVHGEDYARLAETLVVQNLEVPAARGWIYDRNGAVLAKNRAVYTLTFVDPGLSREQLLALAARLEALLRPEDPKLHRVEILRRMDVGLAYRAADPGREEELLRALDEGAPFSEGDWKLVSVPEGLSPYTPRLIADDVSERVTFAVEENAPDYPGVKVVPGAKREYPNGSLAAHVLGYTGWIPAEEASHYLQKGYAPTERVGRNGVEKTYDDVLRGQKGLVQVQINRKYEGVVQEERRPPRSGYNLVLTLDARLQKALEDFLRARVDELSKDPTYPAKARERMKDASAVVLDVRTGEILALANYRTYDPNHLENLENELNRAVSGTYLPGSTFKMVTVLTALHEKLFGPNEKFFAAGTYYVGTQPFHDWSGAPRTYVDGQDALKYSINGYMIEVGKRLMRRGDLDAQIALVRRYAASLGLGVRLGVDLPGETDVTLKDIPPEQRAGSLAQMMFGQGDQYTPLQLAVYTAAIANGGDVLWPHVAREIRVSDGTPESPGAVVEVISPRVLWHVPFAPEELAYVRRGMWKVANEPGGTAYWTFAGLGVSVAAKTGTAEIYKIGNTSITDGLMVGFAPYEDPEIAFAVVFPGGKSGSADAGGIARKIVETYFELRRTGSGGTGDAPETGSVR, encoded by the coding sequence GTGGAGGAGCCTAAGCGCTTTGCGCGCCGGATAAACATCCTGTTTCTCGGCGTTTTCGTCCTCTTTTCCCTTCTCCTCCTCCGCTTGACGCAACTCCAGCTCGTCCACGGTGAAGACTACGCCCGCCTTGCCGAGACCCTCGTCGTGCAGAATCTCGAAGTTCCGGCGGCCCGCGGGTGGATTTACGACCGAAACGGCGCCGTCCTCGCGAAAAACCGCGCCGTCTACACCCTCACCTTCGTAGACCCGGGATTGTCGCGTGAGCAACTCCTGGCCCTCGCCGCTCGCCTGGAGGCTCTCCTTCGGCCCGAAGATCCCAAGCTCCACCGTGTGGAGATCCTCCGGCGGATGGACGTCGGCCTCGCGTACCGCGCCGCCGACCCCGGGCGCGAGGAGGAGCTCCTCCGCGCCCTCGACGAGGGGGCGCCCTTTTCGGAGGGCGACTGGAAGCTCGTGAGCGTGCCCGAGGGGCTGTCCCCGTACACCCCTCGCCTCATCGCCGACGACGTTTCCGAACGGGTGACCTTTGCCGTAGAGGAAAATGCCCCCGACTACCCCGGGGTAAAGGTCGTCCCCGGGGCAAAGCGCGAGTACCCCAACGGCTCGCTTGCGGCCCACGTCCTCGGCTACACGGGGTGGATCCCCGCGGAGGAAGCTTCACACTACCTTCAGAAGGGCTACGCTCCGACGGAGCGCGTGGGGCGCAACGGCGTGGAGAAGACGTACGACGACGTCCTCCGCGGGCAGAAGGGCCTCGTACAGGTGCAGATCAACCGGAAGTACGAGGGCGTCGTACAGGAGGAACGCCGTCCGCCGCGCAGCGGGTACAACCTCGTCCTTACCCTCGATGCGCGCCTACAGAAAGCCCTGGAAGACTTCCTCCGAGCGAGGGTGGACGAGCTCTCCAAGGACCCCACGTATCCGGCCAAGGCGCGGGAGCGGATGAAGGACGCTTCCGCGGTGGTTTTGGACGTGCGGACGGGGGAAATCCTCGCCCTCGCCAACTACCGGACGTACGACCCTAACCACCTGGAAAATCTGGAAAACGAGCTCAACCGCGCCGTGAGCGGGACGTACCTCCCGGGGTCTACGTTTAAGATGGTCACCGTGCTCACGGCCCTGCACGAAAAACTCTTCGGTCCCAACGAGAAGTTCTTCGCCGCCGGGACGTATTACGTGGGCACGCAACCGTTTCACGACTGGTCGGGGGCGCCTCGCACGTACGTGGACGGACAGGACGCCCTCAAGTACTCCATCAACGGCTACATGATCGAAGTCGGCAAGCGCCTCATGCGGCGCGGGGACCTCGACGCTCAGATCGCCCTCGTCCGCCGGTACGCGGCTTCTCTGGGGCTCGGCGTCCGGTTGGGCGTGGACCTCCCCGGGGAAACCGACGTCACCCTCAAGGACATCCCCCCCGAACAGCGGGCCGGGTCTCTGGCGCAGATGATGTTCGGGCAGGGAGATCAGTACACGCCGCTTCAGCTCGCGGTGTACACGGCGGCGATCGCCAACGGCGGGGACGTCCTCTGGCCGCACGTCGCGCGGGAAATCCGCGTTTCCGACGGAACGCCGGAATCTCCCGGCGCCGTGGTGGAGGTGATCTCTCCCCGCGTCCTCTGGCACGTCCCCTTTGCGCCGGAAGAACTCGCGTACGTGCGCCGGGGAATGTGGAAGGTTGCCAACGAACCCGGGGGCACGGCGTACTGGACGTTTGCCGGACTCGGGGTGTCCGTGGCGGCCAAGACGGGAACGGCCGAGATCTACAAAATCGGGAACACCTCGATTACGGACGGTCTCATGGTCGGATTTGCCCCTTACGAAGACCCCGAAATCGCCTTCGCCGTCGTCTTCCCCGGAGGAAAATCGGGTTCCGCCGATGCGGGCGGCATCGCCCGAAAGATCGTCGAGACGTACTTCGAACTTCGGCGCACGGGGAGCGGGGGGACGGGCGATGCCCCCGAGACGGGATCGGTCCGCTAG